Proteins encoded within one genomic window of Pedobacter africanus:
- a CDS encoding RagB/SusD family nutrient uptake outer membrane protein, which yields MTTFKKYMLGSAFALVLLFQFSCKKEFLEIVPKGQKVLKTTNDYEQVLNISNIQTFLPANIYMGDEMAAMEPFFNELPTRMQRLFKYADRIYDAGATPDEFSSASSNEAIYIRRLYVFNKVINNVMDSEGGTEAQKMAVRSEARVLRAICNFMFLSDYSKPYNAVTAATDLGIPDITKSDVNQTNFVRLSQKENYDLMIKDITESIPNLGVLTHRRKISKLTAYVFLARIYFAMNNYTEAKTNLDLAFLEIQKANIPLGLYDYNVVLNPAGGAQSWLPHTGFGYSANKPQVINDTETIFNIDAIKITFSAPDTYVLSEETVNLFDSSDRRLYKSDVYDFNETAIYPRGMRRPLFTFTDDVGPTLPDLYLMRAEARARTNDLAGAVQDVQALRVKRTSAAAAPVPAGIAGNQQALVRFILDERIRELFFSGSRWLDMRRLSQDPIYRDHVKYTHKTFNENGTLAQSYILKPERFALKFGEVVLGTSQGLQENP from the coding sequence ATGACAACTTTTAAAAAATATATGCTGGGTTCTGCTTTTGCCCTGGTGTTATTGTTCCAATTTTCCTGTAAAAAAGAATTCCTGGAAATAGTGCCAAAGGGACAAAAGGTCTTGAAGACAACAAATGACTATGAACAGGTATTGAATATTTCGAATATTCAGACCTTTTTGCCTGCAAATATTTACATGGGCGATGAGATGGCAGCAATGGAGCCTTTTTTTAATGAACTGCCAACACGGATGCAACGTCTGTTTAAGTACGCAGATCGAATTTATGATGCGGGGGCTACCCCTGACGAATTCAGTTCTGCATCTTCAAATGAAGCCATTTACATCAGGAGACTTTATGTCTTTAATAAGGTTATCAATAATGTAATGGATTCTGAAGGTGGCACTGAGGCCCAAAAGATGGCTGTCAGGTCAGAAGCCAGAGTGCTGAGGGCAATCTGTAATTTTATGTTCTTAAGTGATTATTCGAAACCTTATAATGCAGTTACTGCTGCCACAGATCTTGGTATCCCAGACATTACCAAATCTGATGTAAATCAGACAAATTTTGTACGTCTGAGTCAGAAGGAAAACTACGACCTGATGATCAAAGATATCACGGAATCGATACCAAATTTAGGCGTGTTGACCCACCGTCGTAAAATCAGTAAGCTCACTGCGTATGTTTTTTTGGCGCGTATTTATTTTGCCATGAATAATTATACTGAGGCAAAGACTAACCTTGACCTGGCTTTTTTGGAAATTCAGAAAGCTAATATTCCACTTGGCTTGTATGATTATAACGTAGTTTTAAATCCTGCAGGAGGGGCCCAGTCATGGCTTCCCCATACCGGATTTGGTTATTCCGCAAATAAACCTCAGGTCATCAATGATACAGAAACCATTTTTAACATTGATGCCATTAAGATTACCTTTAGCGCACCTGATACCTACGTGCTTTCAGAAGAAACGGTTAATCTATTTGATTCATCAGATAGGCGTTTGTATAAGTCCGATGTCTATGATTTTAATGAAACGGCTATATATCCCAGGGGTATGAGAAGGCCTCTATTTACATTTACAGATGATGTTGGGCCTACTTTGCCCGATTTATATTTGATGCGTGCTGAAGCAAGGGCTCGTACAAATGACCTCGCCGGAGCTGTGCAGGATGTGCAGGCATTGCGCGTAAAAAGAACCTCCGCAGCAGCGGCTCCTGTGCCTGCTGGCATTGCGGGAAATCAACAAGCGCTAGTGAGGTTTATCCTTGATGAACGCATTCGTGAACTCTTCTTCTCTGGGAGTAGATGGTTAGATATGCGCCGTTTATCTCAAGATCCTATATATAGAGATCACGTCAAATATACCCATAAAACATTTAATGAAAATGGAACTTTAGCACAAAGTTATATCCTAAAACCAGAAAGATTTGCACTAAAATTTGGAGAAGTTGTGTTGGGAACGAGTCAAGGTCTACAGGAAAATCCATAA